A portion of the Leptospira mtsangambouensis genome contains these proteins:
- a CDS encoding alginate export family protein has protein sequence MSKRISKLTPFLILSVSFILVGFPVSGIYAQAEPNTTPKVETVSEPLPQLPKEEKKEGYQSPQIGNLSGEYLRSLQVTSKQRKAIQENKSLWFADKFRVGFGIRPKVDSLNNTDFDKSTPDNRNNALTQTQFFILGDINENVLFKITLQDVRLWGGEVVSSGNAEQKYAAIANAGTTVDTTKQREVAINNFTGIREAFLDLKTTNQAFRLRTGRQILEFGDGRILGSRNDSLNGNSFDALRFTGKISNHTLDVFGSVIGAENNSNSIVSNNSTKLGGVGDSYYGGAHYNWKVADWLGIDLYNYSLFKQQRKASTPPALSETRNYRGDDQLNTSGFRLTNRTKNNALPDTTGIDWMVEAAWQTGFNGERVTPDWLNQNGLYSTNQKTGEPPPLSEAVRYKANIVAVQLGYTPVKEFRIGVQYVQASGDPNRNDSSVATYNPLFATRRMAGGSLPFAGNGNSGLVFWQNIKDYSLHLKYESSNYGTFIINPHWYYKVKLQDGYYDNNNYVAGSKATGETASTEDYYNAEAYNPTKPKLGNLVATELNFIYIITPFENVSFWFGATVIKAGDAIRNQKNNPLETDPLHRYDLSPTATMATFQTVFAI, from the coding sequence ATGAGTAAGCGAATATCAAAATTAACTCCCTTTCTTATCCTTTCGGTTTCCTTCATTCTGGTAGGATTCCCAGTCAGTGGTATTTATGCCCAAGCTGAGCCAAACACAACTCCCAAAGTAGAGACAGTTTCCGAACCTTTACCCCAGCTACCAAAAGAAGAAAAAAAGGAAGGTTACCAAAGCCCACAGATCGGTAATCTATCTGGCGAATATTTGAGAAGTCTGCAAGTCACGAGCAAACAAAGAAAGGCAATCCAAGAAAATAAAAGCCTTTGGTTTGCTGATAAGTTTCGGGTTGGGTTTGGAATTCGACCGAAAGTGGATTCCTTGAATAATACAGATTTTGATAAATCTACACCGGATAACAGAAACAATGCGTTGACTCAAACACAATTTTTTATCCTAGGAGATATCAACGAGAATGTACTATTCAAAATTACATTACAAGATGTACGCCTTTGGGGAGGCGAGGTAGTCTCAAGCGGAAATGCGGAACAGAAATATGCAGCCATTGCAAATGCAGGAACAACAGTAGACACAACCAAACAAAGAGAAGTTGCCATTAATAATTTCACAGGGATCCGCGAAGCTTTTTTAGATTTAAAAACAACGAATCAGGCATTTAGATTAAGGACCGGTAGGCAAATTTTAGAATTCGGAGATGGTAGGATCCTTGGTTCCAGAAATGATAGCTTAAATGGTAACTCATTTGATGCTCTCAGGTTTACTGGCAAAATCAGCAATCATACATTGGACGTTTTTGGGTCAGTCATCGGAGCAGAAAATAATTCAAACAGCATTGTATCAAACAATTCAACAAAGTTAGGTGGTGTAGGAGATTCCTATTATGGTGGAGCTCATTATAACTGGAAAGTAGCCGATTGGCTTGGAATTGACTTGTATAATTACAGTTTATTTAAACAACAAAGAAAAGCATCTACTCCTCCAGCCCTTTCAGAAACAAGAAATTACCGTGGTGACGATCAACTGAATACCTCAGGTTTTCGACTAACCAATCGAACTAAAAATAACGCCCTTCCTGACACGACCGGAATAGACTGGATGGTGGAAGCAGCTTGGCAGACTGGTTTTAATGGAGAAAGAGTAACTCCAGATTGGTTAAATCAAAATGGGCTTTACTCAACAAATCAGAAAACCGGAGAACCACCTCCTCTTTCAGAAGCAGTTCGTTACAAAGCAAATATCGTTGCAGTTCAACTTGGTTATACTCCAGTAAAAGAATTTCGAATAGGAGTTCAATACGTGCAAGCATCAGGTGATCCAAACCGAAATGATTCTAGCGTTGCCACCTATAATCCCCTATTTGCAACAAGACGAATGGCGGGAGGTTCCTTACCGTTTGCAGGGAATGGGAACTCTGGTCTTGTCTTTTGGCAAAATATTAAAGACTACTCCTTACATCTAAAATACGAATCCTCAAATTATGGAACTTTTATCATCAACCCACATTGGTATTATAAAGTGAAATTACAAGATGGTTATTATGATAACAATAATTATGTTGCAGGAAGTAAGGCAACAGGAGAGACAGCATCAACAGAAGATTATTATAATGCAGAAGCATACAATCCAACAAAACCCAAGTTAGGAAACCTTGTCGCAACTGAATTAAACTTTATCTATATCATCACTCCATTCGAAAATGTATCATTTTGGTTTGGAGCAACTGTGATAAAGGCTGGCGATGCAATCCGCAACCAAAAGAATAACCCATTGGAAACTGATCCACTACATCGATATGATCTGAGTCCTACAGCTACAATGGCTACATTCCAAACAGTATTTGCGATTTAA
- a CDS encoding bacitracin resistance protein BacA: MDPDYIYTPPGGPPPPNPNVKFLFEKWGESAIRQLVSDFYDLVAHSEIKWMFQGDWDLAKEKQADFMIQVLGGPSYYIEKWGPARMRMRHFVFPISEKEREVWFRCYDEALQKFDFEHDDKIDFLYFLDGFSAWMVNRKDSNP, encoded by the coding sequence TTGGATCCTGATTATATTTATACACCGCCAGGTGGTCCTCCCCCTCCAAACCCCAATGTAAAATTTCTTTTTGAAAAATGGGGAGAATCTGCCATTCGCCAACTTGTCTCCGATTTTTATGACCTAGTAGCTCATTCTGAAATTAAATGGATGTTTCAGGGGGACTGGGATTTGGCCAAAGAGAAACAAGCGGATTTTATGATCCAAGTGTTAGGTGGTCCAAGTTATTATATCGAAAAATGGGGACCTGCTAGGATGCGGATGCGCCATTTTGTTTTTCCTATTTCTGAAAAGGAGAGGGAAGTTTGGTTTCGTTGTTATGACGAAGCCTTACAGAAGTTTGATTTTGAACATGATGACAAAATTGATTTTTTATACTTTTTAGACGGTTTTAGCGCATGGATGGTAAATCGGAAAGATTCTAATCCGTAA
- a CDS encoding FecR family protein — protein MKTKMILIPILLFSLQCSRFQFGSNATNDQTAGAVVTFLQGNITILSQGKESKAKIGDVVRPGDRILSKLGRVDLQTYRGEVIRIKDNSDVLFRDIAGENRPNTELHLWAGNLLVKSVKLKSSQNLSVTSPTMVAGVRGTVFSFELEKGSVPKVKVYEGAVSVAFKTSPKLVEINEGLSVENYNRLVKTLEENEVVLEPGERLEVNPNLNELVYLINAKVAANALTNEELTGFSDFDNGLSKKESVVTPQEKAEAETLVSIRSETIQKQIESPKDNSSNPSEVAVATIEKEHAGKREEALNKIAADAAKTGFDDEEEIHNHYSVLETIHKSNGDVLSGAVVAQLGDIFIVHSTKGVFQLSIDDIEYVEYKNFSVKTKVKK, from the coding sequence ATGAAAACGAAAATGATCCTTATCCCAATCCTCCTATTTTCCTTACAATGCAGTCGTTTCCAATTTGGTTCGAATGCAACAAATGACCAAACTGCTGGTGCAGTGGTGACTTTTTTGCAGGGAAATATCACCATCCTATCACAAGGAAAAGAATCCAAAGCAAAAATTGGAGATGTCGTTCGACCAGGGGACCGGATACTTTCCAAACTAGGAAGAGTCGATTTACAAACTTACAGAGGTGAAGTGATCCGGATCAAAGACAATTCTGATGTATTGTTTCGAGACATCGCTGGAGAAAACCGTCCCAATACCGAACTTCATTTATGGGCAGGAAACCTCCTTGTAAAATCAGTAAAACTAAAATCTTCACAAAATCTTTCTGTAACTTCACCTACGATGGTGGCTGGTGTCCGTGGAACAGTATTTTCATTTGAATTAGAAAAGGGATCCGTTCCTAAAGTGAAAGTTTATGAAGGAGCCGTTTCGGTAGCCTTTAAAACTTCTCCTAAATTAGTAGAAATCAATGAAGGTCTGTCTGTGGAGAATTACAACCGTTTGGTGAAAACTCTAGAAGAAAATGAAGTTGTTTTGGAACCTGGTGAACGTTTGGAAGTAAATCCAAATTTAAATGAACTTGTGTATTTGATCAATGCAAAAGTGGCAGCCAATGCATTAACAAACGAAGAATTAACAGGTTTTTCCGATTTTGATAATGGATTGTCCAAAAAAGAAAGTGTTGTCACTCCTCAAGAAAAAGCCGAAGCAGAAACTCTTGTTTCCATTCGTTCGGAAACAATACAAAAACAAATCGAATCGCCCAAAGATAACTCATCAAATCCATCAGAAGTAGCGGTTGCGACAATCGAAAAAGAACATGCTGGAAAAAGAGAAGAAGCTTTGAATAAAATTGCTGCTGATGCTGCGAAAACCGGATTTGATGATGAAGAAGAAATTCACAATCATTATAGTGTTTTGGAAACAATTCATAAATCAAACGGAGATGTTCTCTCTGGTGCAGTAGTCGCTCAGTTAGGTGATATTTTTATTGTTCATTCGACAAAAGGTGTGTTTCAACTTTCAATTGATGATATTGAATATGTGGAATACAAAAATTTCTCAGTAAAAACCAAAGTAAAAAAATAA
- a CDS encoding LEPBI_I2431 family sigma-54 regulated protein translates to MLNTRRTDRIESLDWDDLVLKLFSINERPEFLLAKIGNISELGVSGSVDQDIQIKDRDLVTGIIESDLTRSRISFKGKIAWMKETDQGLLFGIKFSEELILPNFIIARSIAESAA, encoded by the coding sequence ATGTTAAATACAAGACGAACCGATCGAATTGAATCTTTGGACTGGGATGATTTGGTCTTAAAACTCTTTTCTATTAATGAAAGGCCGGAATTCCTACTCGCAAAAATTGGAAATATTTCGGAACTTGGGGTGAGTGGTTCGGTAGACCAGGATATCCAAATCAAAGACAGAGACCTGGTCACTGGAATCATTGAAAGTGACTTAACTAGATCTCGTATTTCATTCAAAGGAAAAATTGCCTGGATGAAAGAAACTGACCAAGGACTCCTCTTCGGGATCAAATTTTCCGAAGAACTTATCCTACCTAATTTTATCATAGCCAGGTCAATCGCAGAATCGGCAGCTTAA
- a CDS encoding methyl-accepting chemotaxis protein produces MSIRQRVSLSIAGILFIGFVVLTTFQIYRTATDLNAEIKENSKVTSEKWSFEIQEHLNAMMGVIRGFRFALFYTSPPRESMISSMREILERNDDIFAIWLCYEPNAYEGRDVAFAGKPGHDKTGRFIPYIHHTPDGKISLEPLVDYDNPNGAGDYYLQVKKSNKAKVFGPYEYLAGGKKIQMISLVVPIYPKGKFLGAAGIDLDIATLQEKIGETRPFRGQGRIAFLSSNGTYVMYGQDQTKLGKKIENPDHLKYYLENLKLGKSFTIQHDGYTDYFSPFHIGKDPQFWALQVSIPDSIFSDQITKVILSSTLISIAILVVVLFFLNFVFKKQISNRLERAMEFSSQIANGNLAINAEEINQDEIGSLLHSMNRMKNSLVSIIADIKSTVEKLGSQSNKMASTSQNLSDTSQAQASAAEESSAAVEELSASADNVGKSMEDAVVKMKEIDKSVLTLREEVQNINKEMEYLAKFASESREHAVVGETAMNESTKAMEDIGEKAERISEVLDIITEISEKTNLLALNAAIEAARAGDAGRGFAVVAEEIGKLALQTGASVKEIGDLVISTNSAVENGNRKVTEAAQVLNLLNSRVKEFETSATRVLESVLLQENNAKDIAQNSNLLTNLNLQIEDAVFEQKRATEEISKTIISISNGTQDVATGSDQLTIVAAEIASQASYLSTQVERFKLK; encoded by the coding sequence ATGAGTATACGCCAAAGGGTTTCTCTTTCCATCGCCGGAATTTTATTTATTGGATTTGTTGTGTTAACCACATTTCAAATCTATCGCACAGCCACTGACCTAAATGCCGAAATTAAGGAAAATTCAAAAGTCACTTCTGAAAAATGGTCTTTTGAAATCCAAGAACATCTCAATGCCATGATGGGGGTGATTCGGGGATTCCGATTTGCTTTGTTTTATACCTCACCTCCTCGAGAATCTATGATCAGTAGTATGAGAGAGATCCTTGAACGTAACGATGATATTTTTGCTATTTGGCTTTGTTATGAACCGAATGCCTATGAAGGACGAGATGTTGCTTTTGCAGGAAAACCTGGCCATGATAAAACGGGGAGATTTATCCCCTATATCCATCATACACCGGATGGAAAAATCAGTTTGGAGCCATTGGTGGATTACGATAATCCGAATGGAGCAGGTGATTATTACCTTCAAGTTAAAAAATCAAATAAGGCAAAAGTATTTGGACCTTACGAATATTTGGCGGGTGGAAAAAAAATTCAAATGATTTCACTTGTTGTACCAATTTACCCAAAGGGTAAATTTTTAGGAGCTGCGGGTATTGACTTAGATATTGCAACACTCCAGGAAAAAATTGGAGAGACTAGACCTTTTCGGGGACAAGGAAGAATAGCATTTTTGTCATCTAATGGAACTTATGTGATGTATGGTCAAGACCAGACCAAATTAGGAAAAAAAATAGAAAATCCGGATCATCTTAAATATTATTTAGAGAATCTTAAATTGGGGAAAAGTTTTACAATCCAACATGATGGATATACAGATTATTTTTCACCTTTTCATATTGGAAAAGATCCGCAATTTTGGGCTTTACAAGTAAGTATCCCTGATTCGATTTTTAGCGATCAAATTACAAAAGTGATTCTTAGTTCCACTTTGATCTCCATTGCTATTTTAGTAGTGGTTTTGTTTTTTCTTAACTTTGTATTTAAAAAACAAATCAGCAATCGTTTGGAAAGGGCGATGGAATTTTCATCTCAAATTGCAAATGGAAACTTGGCGATCAATGCAGAAGAAATTAATCAGGATGAAATTGGTAGTTTACTACATTCAATGAATCGAATGAAGAATAGTTTGGTTTCTATCATTGCCGACATAAAATCCACTGTTGAAAAACTAGGCAGTCAATCGAACAAGATGGCGTCCACTTCACAAAACCTTTCTGACACATCACAAGCCCAAGCTTCTGCCGCTGAAGAATCCTCCGCTGCTGTTGAAGAATTATCTGCTTCAGCTGATAATGTTGGTAAGTCGATGGAGGATGCTGTTGTCAAAATGAAAGAGATCGATAAATCAGTGTTAACTCTCAGAGAAGAAGTCCAGAATATTAATAAGGAAATGGAGTATCTCGCTAAGTTTGCATCTGAATCGAGAGAACATGCAGTAGTGGGTGAAACTGCAATGAATGAATCCACAAAAGCTATGGAAGACATCGGAGAAAAAGCCGAACGAATTAGTGAAGTATTGGATATCATAACGGAAATTTCTGAAAAAACCAATTTATTGGCCTTAAATGCAGCAATTGAAGCAGCAAGAGCTGGCGATGCAGGAAGAGGGTTTGCCGTAGTTGCAGAAGAGATTGGGAAACTTGCATTACAAACTGGTGCTTCGGTAAAAGAAATTGGTGATCTAGTTATCTCTACAAACTCAGCTGTCGAAAATGGAAACAGAAAGGTGACTGAGGCGGCCCAAGTATTAAATTTACTGAATAGCCGAGTGAAAGAATTTGAAACATCCGCAACGAGGGTTCTGGAATCAGTTCTATTACAAGAAAATAATGCGAAAGACATCGCTCAAAATTCAAATCTACTCACCAACTTAAACTTACAAATTGAAGATGCAGTATTTGAACAAAAAAGAGCAACGGAAGAGATATCCAAAACAATTATAAGTATCTCGAATGGAACCCAAGATGTAGCCACTGGATCTGACCAGTTAACGATTGTTGCTGCAGAAATTGCTTCTCAAGCTTCCTACCTTTCCACTCAGGTAGAAAGGTTTAAGCTAAAGTAA
- a CDS encoding HpcH/HpaI aldolase/citrate lyase family protein codes for MALTHPQSALFAGEKPFPIIPACEHFAGSEKLITKALELQNKLGGLFDITMDCEDGAQTGKEKEHAEMIVRIQNSELNKHKMSGVRIHDYTNEHWRGDVDILVPGAGNVIAYITIPKPTKASQVKEQITYIQEACKKAGIKREIPIHVLIETHGALNDVFEIAALPWLQVLDFGLMDFISGHHGAIPASCMKSPGQFDHELLRRGKANLVAAALMNGVIPAHNVTLDLKNIYQTYADAKRAHDEFGFLRMWSIYPAQIQSILDAMAPNFAETQTACDILIKAQDAEWGPIQHDGDLHDRATYRYFWELVQRAKLTGQKLPDEVEKRFFSN; via the coding sequence ATGGCACTGACTCACCCGCAATCAGCACTCTTTGCAGGAGAAAAACCTTTCCCTATCATCCCTGCTTGTGAACACTTCGCTGGATCTGAAAAACTCATCACTAAAGCCCTTGAGTTGCAAAATAAACTCGGTGGACTTTTCGACATCACGATGGACTGCGAAGACGGTGCCCAAACTGGAAAAGAAAAAGAACACGCAGAGATGATTGTTCGTATCCAAAACTCTGAACTCAACAAACATAAAATGAGTGGAGTTCGTATCCATGATTATACAAACGAACATTGGCGAGGCGATGTTGATATCCTTGTACCTGGAGCAGGAAATGTAATTGCTTACATCACAATCCCTAAGCCTACAAAAGCAAGTCAGGTGAAAGAGCAAATCACTTACATTCAAGAGGCGTGCAAAAAAGCAGGAATCAAAAGAGAAATTCCAATTCACGTACTCATTGAAACTCACGGTGCATTAAACGATGTATTCGAAATTGCAGCACTTCCTTGGTTACAAGTTTTAGATTTTGGTTTAATGGACTTTATTTCCGGACACCATGGTGCGATTCCAGCATCTTGTATGAAATCTCCTGGTCAATTTGACCACGAACTCCTTCGCCGTGGAAAAGCAAACTTGGTAGCAGCGGCACTTATGAATGGGGTGATTCCTGCTCATAACGTAACTTTGGATCTAAAAAATATTTACCAAACGTATGCGGATGCAAAACGTGCGCATGATGAATTCGGTTTTTTACGTATGTGGTCCATTTATCCTGCGCAAATCCAATCTATTTTGGATGCAATGGCTCCTAACTTTGCAGAAACACAAACAGCTTGTGACATTCTAATCAAAGCTCAAGATGCAGAATGGGGTCCAATCCAACATGATGGTGACTTACATGACCGAGCTACATACCGATATTTCTGGGAACTTGTCCAAAGAGCAAAACTCACAGGACAAAAACTTCCAGATGAAGTCGAAAAACGATTCTTTTCAAACTAA
- a CDS encoding ornithine carbamoyltransferase, which translates to MSQVKHLISWQDWSDGEIRELLEFAVYVKKNRVYFSGHMAGRSLAMLFQKTSTRTRVSFEAGMTELGGHAIFLDWMASNFLLSDIDFEGKYLSSNVAIIMARLKKHEDLLVLKSGSTVPVINGCCNLFHPCQSLADILTIVMDSPNDWQKKNLCYIGVHNNVANSLIEITAALEIHLTLVTPIASDDSIVKESIERAKKKGTISWETDVKKAVTLADYVYTDTWVDMEYFNDPKFQKEKEERIQLMMPYQVNSELLKNTKAKVMHDMPIHAGYEITREMVESDRSIIFTQAENRLDAQKAVILKLLENHN; encoded by the coding sequence ATGTCCCAAGTCAAACATTTGATATCTTGGCAAGATTGGAGCGACGGAGAAATCCGAGAACTCCTCGAGTTTGCAGTCTATGTAAAGAAAAATCGCGTTTATTTTTCCGGACATATGGCCGGGCGGTCTCTTGCAATGTTATTCCAAAAAACATCAACAAGAACCAGGGTATCTTTCGAAGCAGGAATGACTGAACTTGGTGGACACGCAATTTTTCTAGATTGGATGGCTTCCAACTTCCTACTGTCTGATATTGATTTCGAAGGAAAGTATCTTTCTAGCAATGTTGCCATCATTATGGCTCGACTCAAAAAACACGAAGATCTTCTTGTATTAAAGTCTGGTTCGACTGTACCTGTGATCAATGGATGTTGCAATTTATTTCATCCTTGCCAATCTCTTGCAGATATACTAACAATAGTGATGGATTCACCAAACGACTGGCAGAAGAAAAACCTATGTTATATTGGCGTACATAATAATGTAGCAAACTCTCTCATTGAAATCACTGCCGCTCTGGAAATCCACTTAACACTTGTAACACCGATTGCTTCAGATGATTCCATTGTCAAAGAATCGATAGAAAGAGCAAAAAAGAAAGGCACTATTTCCTGGGAAACAGATGTCAAAAAAGCTGTGACTCTTGCAGATTATGTTTATACAGACACTTGGGTGGATATGGAATATTTTAATGACCCAAAGTTTCAAAAAGAAAAAGAAGAAAGAATTCAATTAATGATGCCATATCAGGTTAATTCGGAACTCTTAAAAAACACAAAGGCAAAAGTGATGCATGATATGCCTATCCATGCAGGTTATGAAATCACTAGAGAGATGGTTGAAAGCGATCGTTCAATCATTTTCACTCAAGCAGAAAACAGGTTGGATGCACAAAAGGCTGTTATCCTAAAACTTTTAGAAAACCACAATTAG